A window of Hordeum vulgare subsp. vulgare chromosome 5H, MorexV3_pseudomolecules_assembly, whole genome shotgun sequence genomic DNA:
atttcagcactaCTGCATCGGTCGTTACTCAGTTCGCATTTGTAAACAAACAAACTACCGATCCAAATATCTAGCCTTTAGATCCGCCGgccaaaaaaatgaatgagaccaTTTATTTTTCAGCTAGCTAAGTTTTAGTAAAACCATTAAATAATCTTGATCAAGGCTTGGGGTGCGGTGTCTATGGATGCTTGCACGGGTACGTCTGAAACCTCCAAGAGATATTGTCAAAGAATCGAAGATCAATACTTCCGCATGATGGCCAAGCATCCCCATAGGACACCACGGACCTTTAGGTCACTCCAAGGTCGTTGGGACGTGATCAAGCCGATTTTAGCCGTTGGGCAACTTGCTTGGAAAAAGTTCGCAATGCACCTCCAAGTGGAACTATGGAATTCAGTTATATGAGTTCGTTTTCATGTCCCAAGTTGTGCACGTCATTTGCATCATATGAAGTGATTGCATCATTTGACTTTGTATTAATTGTGTAGGACAAAATTGTCCAACAACGATACAAAGACATGAAAGCTTCCGAAGGCAAAAAAATTAAACTACAACATTGTTGGGATATGCTCAAAGACCGCGACAAGTGGAAGTTAATTGACAAAGAATCCCCACCGAAGAGAGGTTCACTTACGAacatggatgaagatgaagatgatgatggcccaagaaacttgaacaagccCGATGGTGACAAGAAGACAAAGGAGAAGATCAAGAGGGAACACGAAACATCGAGCTTGGGGGACAAGATAGATGCCATGATGCAATCAAATGAATTGATGCTAGCGAAGACATTGGAGACAAAGATAGAGTTGGCCGAGAAGAATGCACGAGAGAAGCAAGAGAAGTGGCAATTGCTCAAGGACGAGGGGTTGCGCAAAGCGGACATTAAGGAGAGAAGAGCACGTGCCGCTGAGAACAAAGCCATATCCAAGCTTCTTGCCGAAGAGAATAGGATCATGACATTgaaccgcaatgacatggacgacataagcaaagaatggcatgatatggcaaggagagaCATCTTGAAGAGGTGGATGCTTGCGTCGGCCGGTGCGTGTTACAGTGTCGACGATGTTTTCTCATCTGGATTTGGAACCAATGTCGTCGATGATTTCAGTGTCGAAGTTGGAACAAGTGTCGGCGATGGATTCGGGGGTGGCGATGACCTTGATGGATGCGGTGCGGAGTGAAGAGCGACCAAGATGATGACGGTCGTGGTCACGCTTTTGCATGAAGTCCTTTTGCATTTGTTCTACAAAACTATGATTTTATTTGCGTGCGAACTATGTTTTATTTGAACTCATTTGTCGAAATCGTTGTCAAATTCGCTTATTgggggtttttggtttgtgggtcGGCGTGGCGGCGCCCAAACACACCCCGCGTAGCCGATCCGTAAAAAAACATCTTGTGTGAATATCTTTTTTACGGATCCATATTGCAGGGTCTGACTCTGCCCTTGCCCGCGTTGGCCCGTAAAGTCATTTTTCCGCGAACTGTAAACGCGTTTTGCGAGTCGACGTTATACAGAGATGCTTTTAGCAGAGATACAAGATGAAGCATAGGAAAAGGCCTAACATGCATCCCCTAGCTTGGACATGATGTCAAAAGGCCCATgtagacaaaaataaaataaacatgaGTGATAGTAGCTGCTAGTGTGTTGGTGCATGCTAGTGTAGATAAAGAGGAAAGTCAAACGAAACAAGTACGGTGTCCGTCGTTGCTCAGCTCGCATTTGCAAACAGACAAAGTGCCGGTCTGAATCTCCAGCCTTTAGATCCGATGGTCAAAAAAGTGATTGCGTGCAAtttagggcctctttgattcataggattcTCAAAATGCAGGAATAGAAAAAACGTAGGAATAGAGTGGCATGTCTTTTTCTACATTACAGGATTTGGAAGTGTGTTTGATAGCAcaggaaaaacaaaggaattCTACAAAAAGGTTTAAGTGGATGGGAATTTTCTTCCAAAATGTAGTACAAACGAATCCTATGAAAAAATTTCAAAGGATTTCAATCCTACGAATCAAACGACCATCATAGGAAAAAATCCTAAGGATCCAAATCCTCCAAAAAttcaatgaaattcctttgtatcaAAGGAGCCCTTATTTTCCAGCTAACTGAGTTTCAACAAAACCGTTAAATAATCCAAAATGAAAGAATCTTCCTGAAAAAAGAACTCATGTGAATATACGTATATATATTAGCTCCTTATTTTGACTGTCATGGATCCTTAAACAAATGAAACAATCTCTTTTTCTTACACTATACCTCTGATTATACCAAAAGAAAgggcaaaaataaaaaataatcttgAAATAATTCTCAGTCCTCACTAGCTGCACTGTAACAATTGTCTGTTATCTTGCTCTGTCCTCCTCTGTCCTTTGTCTCTTCTCCGTCTGATTATCCTATTGACAAAACCCCCCGGCCGCATTGGAAGAAACCAATTAATGGCGCGCATCAGTCCGGCCAGTGGCCCACGCACGCCGGCGCGATCACAAGTCCAGCTCGAACTGGAACGCCGGCGACGCGTATGCGGACAGGTCCCCGAAGAAGAGGCCGTCGACGTCGGTGTAGGCGACGCCGTCGTCGCAGCCGAAGAAGGTCTGGATGTCCTCCGGGAAGCTGCACTGCGGCGAGGCGCCGTCGTCCCTGGTggcctgcggcggcggcggcgtggacaTGGACGACgaggacgtggtggtggtggtggtgctgctctcGGCGGCCGACGTCCGCTCGATCATCTCCTTGAACTTGGGCGACTGCAGCAGCAGGCTGAGCGCGGACGTGGTGGGCGTGTGGCCGAGCGTGGACGCCGTGGCCGGCACCAGCGGGAACTGCGCCCCCGCAGCCTCCGCGGCCATGCCGTCCTCCATGCCCTGCTGGTGGAGGTCGTGCTGGAACGCCATGGCGTCGAGGTCGATCGCGGGGAGCTCCTGCCCCGCGAGGCCGGCCAGCATCGGGTGCGCGCTCCGGCCGGCGGCGCCCGACGCGTCGGCGGCGCTGGGGCGGAGCCACTTGATGTAGCGGCTGAGGTCGAAGTTGGTGACCGCGTTGAGGCCGCGGTACTCGATCGCGGCCATGTCGTACGccatcgccgcctcctcctgcgtcGCTGCGCACATCATCCGATGATTAGATCACTCCCTCATGCTCCGATCGCCATCGTCGCCATCACTAGCCACTAGGTCTAGGTGCAAGTGCGATTGCACTTCTGCGGCGTGAACAGTGCCGATCTTTGGACCGCTGGAAGTTGGAGTACGGCGTTGCTGGGGTCGAGCTCACTGAGTCATGGCATCTAATCCCCAACTAACCGGAATTGGAACTGCCGAGACCTCCTGCCATTGCTTGCTCAACTACTTGGATCTAAGACCACCCTATATTTCACTGTGTAATTCATTATGTGGATTTAAACCGTGGGGACGCACCTACAACCCCGAAACTACCGACGACATGTGAACATCTCTTACTGAAAAAAAAATACGGTAATGCTAAAAACCTGACATCAGATTTAGCCATGGTAACCAGATGAGACGTGTTATAAGAATGGATGTATTTATATGTATTTTAATTCTAaacatatttattttttatatactTACACGACGGGTAATTTCAGACGAATGAAGTAGTATATATTTAGACATGGTAATTCGGACGCTATTTACGTTTGTGCATGTGTTCTCTAGTCTGGGTTCTTCTTCTTTCCAAGATCACATTTGGGACGCGACATATCACGCTGTAATTCCGGACGTTGTCACGGGATTCACATGAAACTTGTGCGCTGCCAAAAGCGAACACGCCTCGGCTCCTTGCACCGGCAGCCTCTCCGATCGGCTGGCATCACCATCACGGAGACTCTAAGTAAATGTGATGTGGAATTCGAGATTGACTCCTGACAGCGACTGCATTGTACCCTATCCAACGTTTAATTGCACCCTAATCGTACACCTGGGTTAGCATTAACAGGCATGCCCCCGGCCATTTCAGTCACACACTGTACGAATCGAATCAGCTGGCCAACTATCTGGTCAAGCTTGTGCTTAATTAGGCCTCTACTAGCCACTAATAAGCCAGACTATGATGGTCAGGCTTTGTGCTTAATCGTCACCGTGTAACCACGTACGCTGCCAGTACTAATAGAGATCTCGTACTAATAAGTCTAGAAGTGTAGGCCGCGGTACACCGGTGGTGCGACCTCAGATTTGGCCTTCACGAACAGTGCGTACGCACGTACGGTTGGAGAATTTATGAGTCAAAAAAATATGTATGTACAAGCCATTTATTGAGAGCGTTGTGAGATGCTACGTACTACTAGACGCTTGTGTTTTTGTGTGGTTTTGGTGAAGAGGCATGGTAGGAGCATTGTGGAAGGAGGCATGGTAATTTCGTTTTCACAAGGTAGGCACAGTACGTACGTACCGTAGGTGCCGAGGTAGAGGTACTTGTTGCCGAACACGCGGCCGATCCGGGCCTCCCACCTCCCGTTGTGATGATGCCTGCAAACATTTTTGTTGCGAATGAATACCTACGTGTTGCTTTGCGAGTCTTGTCTTTCAAGATCCCAGGTTACTGTCGTGCGGTTTGAAATCCCGTTGCGACGACGGTGGAGAGATGTTACCTTGCGACACCGCGGTACTTGGAGACCCCTCGTGAGAACCCACTGCTTTTCCTGTGGAAATAAATATCACATGCATGGACATCAGTATTATTATTTTACATTTTGGCTAAAAGATAATACTGCACGATCTATTTTAAGGTTTACATTTGTTGAAGTCTGTGCTATTTCTTACAGAAATTGAAGATTCGGAAGAAGAAAAATTGTAAAATTTGATAGTCATTACCTCCTGAGTGACCCAATATACTCTTCCCTCGATTGTCCCTCCATCTCTTTCAACTCCTCTTCGTATACAGACAGCTGCAAACAAATTAAGAGCTCAGCAAATATTCTTGTGGAAAAAAAGAGATTCAACTGTTCAGACGTGACATGGCAAGTGTACTTTCATAAAAATGTATACAACTCTAGTCTATTTCCAAAAACTGAAGCAAGTTCCATCTAGTTACACTAGAACAATAATTAACTCATAAAATCCGTGTAATACATGAACCCGAGTTTCTTGCATAGAATTCACGCTCTATAATGAACGACAGCCGACAACCGATTATGTTTTTTTCCAAAACGAATGCATAAGATTTGCCTCATCCAGATTTTCGTTTCTTCGTCGGCAATAGACCCCCGAATTCGACATCCGAGGGGTGCCAACCGACAGTACCGAGTACAACGAGGTACtcgaaagaaaaggggaaaattAAAAAATCAGCCTCAAATACTACAAACTTCTGCTACTCCTCcccgcaaaaaagaaaaagaaaaaaaaaacttgtgCTACTCCTGTggtgctggtggcggtgggctAGTGGTGGACCGGAATGTGCAACGAGTAAATATGGTGCGGTACTATGCCCTACCGGGAAGTTGAGGATGGTGTCGGGCCCCCAGTACTTCAATGCCGCCAGGTCGTACGCCCGGGCCGCGGCCTCCTCCTCGTCATACGCCCCTGCTCAATACCAACCACGACATCATCAGTTACTAGTAGTAAAATTCTCTCTAGCACGCAATTCTTTTTGACGGCGAGGCGAGGGAAATGACGGGGTGGAGATCGGGCGGGCCGGCCGGCCGTCTCATGCCAAGGCCGTGACCCGGGAGCCTCACCGAGGTAAACTGcatgcaccaacaacaacaacaacagccgcaGACATGCAGGAAAAAATCGTCAGTGAACCGGCAGTGGATTAACGAAGCCAGTGGGGCGATTATCTTGGTTAATTACGCACCTTGCTTGCCCTTCTTGTTCTGCGACTCGTTCCAGCTGTTCTTGTCCCACAGGTGCGCCTCGAACCTCCCCGTCCAACGGTGCCTGCGATCCGCGGAGGGCGCGGTTAGTTAGCGTGACTGGCGGCGCGTTCGGTTGGGACGTTGGAgggagcgagggagggaggggagcttACCGCGTGACGCCGCGGTGGACGGAGCTGCGCTGGGAGGGGGACTCGCGGGGCACGCTCTTCCGGGTGCGCTTCTTCGGCTTGGCGCGCACGTCCGCCGCGGCGTCGGCGGCCGCGCCGGAGTTTCCGTTGCCgttcgcggcggcggcggcggagttctTGCGGGGCTTCGCCATTGCGCGTGCTGGGGGCGAGCGAGtgagggggggagggggagggggaggggggagggaggtTGGGTGGCCAGGCCAACTATGGCGGCACGGGGAGGGTGGCCGTTTTAAAGATGGGCCTGGCTGCCTGCGTGCGTGcggggaggaggatggggagggggagggggagggggaggggcggcAGCGCAAATTGGTTGGAGGTTTTGGGGCGCAGGGCAGGCGCCAAATGAGCGCacaggaggaagagagagaggagggggtcaGCCGGCGCTCCCCTCGCCGTCTCTGATGAGCGAGGACGGAAAGGGAAATCGCCTCCCCGATCTGATTGGCCGCCCCGGAGCGGCCTCCTCTTGTCGCTAGCTACTTCCAGGGGTCTAGCTAGCGCTGGTGCGTGTTAGCGGCCGGTGCCCCCGAATATCAACGCCCctagtttttttttccttttttcttttatgtATTATTATGGCTCGACATGGTTCTTTGGTCCATGGGTGTGTCACAAGCTTTTTGAATTTTGGAAGTCGGAGAGAAATTGATTTCGG
This region includes:
- the LOC123395814 gene encoding AP2-like ethylene-responsive transcription factor At1g16060, with translation MAKPRKNSAAAAANGNGNSGAAADAAADVRAKPKKRTRKSVPRESPSQRSSVHRGVTRHRWTGRFEAHLWDKNSWNESQNKKGKQVYLGAYDEEEAAARAYDLAALKYWGPDTILNFPLSVYEEELKEMEGQSREEYIGSLRRKSSGFSRGVSKYRGVARHHHNGRWEARIGRVFGNKYLYLGTYATQEEAAMAYDMAAIEYRGLNAVTNFDLSRYIKWLRPSAADASGAAGRSAHPMLAGLAGQELPAIDLDAMAFQHDLHQQGMEDGMAAEAAGAQFPLVPATASTLGHTPTTSALSLLLQSPKFKEMIERTSAAESSTTTTTTSSSSMSTPPPPQATRDDGASPQCSFPEDIQTFFGCDDGVAYTDVDGLFFGDLSAYASPAFQFELDL